The following coding sequences are from one Paenarthrobacter ureafaciens window:
- a CDS encoding penicillin-binding transpeptidase domain-containing protein, with protein sequence MGKLRNLVLGLAALMMAGSLTACGDGREGAENAAKQLASSLEALDVGQLAVQGKDAAAANDELKAVFQGLGAKPSVQSGEVKLDGDTATVPLNYSWNIGSAQWEYSLEASLKKDGDKWAVQWNPGLLAPELTDGETLSAKTVPAQRGGILGAGDTPIVEDRPVFRVGIDKTKVSEDQSDASARAMAALLGLDVEEYAKQVAASGPQAFVEGIVLRAYTADITEAKIKAIPGGASIADSMALAPTRTFARALLGSVGQASAEQIEKSNGALRAGDSTGTGGLQQKYDSLLRGKDGVEVVATAKPAAEGGTPDTKVLFSTPAEAGTTLKTTLDLKLQQLAEETLANIEPASAIVALRPSTGAVLAAASGPGSNGYNTAFLGQYAPGSTFKIVDSLAMFRNGATPDSKVDCPPTVTVDGRTFKNAEGYPEGSLGSVALRDAFAHSCNTAFINARDTVTQAQLESAATALGVAVEAPKLGADAFLGSVPGEAEGTEHAASMIGQGKVLFSPLAAAVMAASVGNGAPVSPQLVLNADAADAETRNPDAGAAPAEGGTASPSSASATATTTPSPASTNPITKEEAAGLSDMMRAVVTSGHAGFLAQVPGAPVGAKTGTAEFGNEDPPKTHAWIVAVHGDLAVAVFVEDGGLGATTSGPLLKSFLTAAG encoded by the coding sequence ATGGGGAAACTTAGGAATCTGGTCTTGGGACTCGCTGCGCTGATGATGGCCGGCTCTTTGACAGCCTGCGGCGATGGCCGTGAGGGTGCCGAGAACGCCGCCAAGCAGCTGGCCTCGTCGCTGGAAGCGCTCGACGTCGGTCAGCTCGCCGTTCAGGGCAAGGACGCCGCGGCGGCGAATGACGAACTTAAGGCGGTGTTCCAGGGACTCGGTGCGAAACCTTCGGTCCAGTCCGGAGAGGTGAAGCTCGACGGAGACACCGCAACCGTCCCTTTGAATTACAGCTGGAACATCGGGTCCGCCCAATGGGAGTACAGCCTGGAGGCCTCCCTTAAGAAGGACGGGGACAAGTGGGCCGTTCAGTGGAACCCCGGGCTCCTGGCGCCTGAACTGACAGACGGAGAGACGTTGTCCGCCAAGACGGTTCCGGCCCAACGCGGCGGGATTCTTGGTGCCGGTGACACGCCGATCGTTGAGGACCGGCCGGTTTTCCGTGTGGGGATCGACAAAACCAAGGTTTCCGAGGATCAATCCGATGCCTCGGCCCGCGCCATGGCTGCCTTGCTCGGCTTGGACGTTGAAGAATACGCGAAGCAGGTTGCCGCTTCCGGACCGCAGGCGTTCGTTGAAGGAATTGTGCTCCGGGCCTACACGGCAGACATCACCGAGGCGAAGATCAAGGCAATCCCCGGCGGTGCGAGCATCGCCGATTCCATGGCGCTGGCACCGACGCGTACCTTCGCGCGGGCCCTGCTGGGCTCCGTGGGACAGGCCAGTGCCGAACAGATCGAGAAGTCGAACGGTGCCTTGCGGGCAGGCGACAGCACCGGGACCGGTGGCCTGCAGCAGAAGTACGACTCCCTTTTGCGCGGCAAGGACGGCGTGGAAGTGGTTGCTACCGCCAAGCCCGCAGCGGAAGGCGGGACCCCGGACACCAAAGTGCTCTTCTCGACCCCGGCTGAAGCGGGTACCACCCTCAAGACCACGCTGGACCTGAAACTCCAACAGCTGGCTGAAGAAACCCTCGCCAACATTGAACCGGCGTCCGCGATCGTTGCCCTCAGGCCGTCCACGGGGGCTGTGCTCGCGGCAGCGTCGGGTCCCGGCAGCAACGGTTACAACACGGCTTTCCTGGGCCAGTACGCGCCGGGTTCAACCTTTAAGATCGTGGACTCGCTGGCCATGTTCCGCAATGGTGCTACGCCGGATTCCAAGGTCGACTGCCCGCCGACAGTCACCGTGGACGGCCGCACTTTCAAGAATGCCGAGGGTTACCCGGAAGGTTCCCTGGGATCGGTCGCCCTCCGGGATGCCTTTGCACACTCCTGCAACACCGCATTCATCAATGCCCGGGATACCGTCACCCAAGCCCAGTTGGAGTCGGCGGCAACGGCACTTGGTGTGGCGGTTGAGGCCCCCAAGCTGGGTGCGGACGCATTCCTTGGGTCCGTGCCCGGCGAAGCTGAAGGCACCGAGCACGCGGCGTCCATGATCGGCCAGGGCAAGGTCCTGTTCTCACCCTTGGCCGCAGCGGTGATGGCCGCTTCCGTGGGCAACGGAGCTCCGGTCTCACCCCAGTTGGTGTTGAATGCAGACGCCGCTGATGCGGAAACCCGGAACCCCGACGCCGGTGCTGCGCCAGCGGAAGGCGGCACCGCGTCGCCGTCGTCGGCTTCCGCCACGGCAACCACAACGCCGTCCCCGGCGTCCACCAACCCGATCACCAAGGAAGAAGCCGCTGGGCTCTCGGACATGATGCGGGCCGTGGTGACATCCGGGCACGCCGGGTTCCTGGCCCAGGTTCCGGGGGCGCCTGTGGGCGCGAAGACCGGAACGGCTGAGTTCGGCAACGAGGATCCGCCAAAAACCCATGCATGGATTGTTGCTGTTCACGGAGACCTTGCGGTGGCAGTATTTGTCGAGGACGGCGGCTTGGGCGCAACCACCAGCGGACCCTTGCTGAAGTCATTCCTGACTGCGGCAGGCTAA
- a CDS encoding response regulator, whose protein sequence is MKDIRVLLVDDHPVVRAGLRAMLADFPGVAVVAEAADGAAALAELTRLNTLGEPVQLVLMDLQMGSGMDGVTATGKIRAGEGGSPPPPVLILTTYDTDADILAAVEAGASGYMLKDAPPEQIRQAVLAAASGETALAPEVAARLMGRIRNPSPALSGREVELLELLATGMSNRALAKQLFISEATVKTHLVHIYAKLGVDNRTAAIAAATKQRIIRGQ, encoded by the coding sequence ATGAAGGACATAAGGGTCTTGTTGGTGGATGACCACCCGGTTGTCAGGGCAGGATTGCGCGCCATGTTGGCCGACTTCCCCGGGGTCGCCGTGGTGGCCGAAGCGGCTGATGGCGCCGCCGCGCTGGCTGAGTTGACCAGATTGAACACCCTGGGCGAACCCGTGCAGCTGGTGCTCATGGACCTGCAAATGGGTTCGGGAATGGACGGCGTCACCGCAACGGGAAAAATCAGGGCCGGCGAAGGCGGCAGTCCGCCGCCGCCTGTCCTCATCCTCACCACCTACGACACCGATGCGGACATCCTCGCCGCAGTGGAGGCGGGCGCAAGCGGCTACATGCTGAAGGACGCGCCACCCGAACAGATCCGGCAAGCCGTGCTGGCTGCCGCGTCGGGCGAAACCGCCTTGGCCCCGGAGGTTGCCGCCCGGCTCATGGGCCGCATCCGGAACCCATCGCCGGCGCTGAGCGGCAGGGAAGTCGAACTGCTTGAACTGCTGGCCACAGGTATGAGCAACCGTGCCCTGGCGAAGCAATTGTTTATCTCCGAGGCCACCGTAAAAACCCATCTGGTGCATATCTACGCCAAGCTCGGAGTGGACAACCGGACAGCCGCAATCGCCGCCGCAACCAAGCAAAGGATCATCAGGGGCCAGTAG
- a CDS encoding sensor histidine kinase: protein MQLQERDTPTTAILRVLRVSLHVGFAVLLLVAVVRLLAGPGVPQLALTAGLALSTVLVVVYLTGTVLEKRHANSAEAFDPSPYAGWWLGAVMLLWLLLLLVSGDFAWVAFPLFFLQLHLLPRSAALLSIAATTALLVGALWFHGQGTADGGLQPAMVLGPVFGAGFAVVTGMAYRALFHEAESQRRVAEELRRTRAELARTQHEAGMVGERERLAREIHDTLAQGFSSIVLMGRSAEKALAEGNVDVARERLRTVQETASANLAEARNFVRGLRSPDLAESGLVDTLRRLCMKTETEAAARGADLRCRFELVGTPVELPNAYQTTLLRAAQASLANVWAHAHARSAVVTLSFLDADPGTEVTLDVFDDGVGFDPTTAAGTARGDGTGVGLSGLRERVTALNGSLDVESSPGEGTVVAIRLPLRGKDPA, encoded by the coding sequence GTGCAGCTCCAGGAACGCGATACCCCGACTACGGCGATTCTCCGCGTGCTTCGGGTGAGCCTTCACGTGGGCTTCGCGGTTCTGCTGCTGGTCGCAGTGGTCCGGCTGCTGGCAGGACCCGGCGTGCCGCAACTTGCCCTCACAGCCGGCTTGGCACTTTCCACTGTGCTTGTAGTCGTCTACTTGACCGGGACGGTCCTGGAAAAGCGCCACGCCAACTCAGCCGAAGCTTTTGATCCCTCGCCCTACGCAGGGTGGTGGCTTGGTGCCGTCATGCTTCTGTGGCTCCTGCTCCTGCTGGTCAGCGGCGACTTCGCCTGGGTTGCCTTCCCGCTGTTCTTCCTGCAGTTGCACCTCTTGCCTCGTTCCGCCGCGCTGCTCTCGATTGCGGCTACTACCGCGCTGTTGGTGGGTGCCCTCTGGTTCCACGGCCAGGGGACGGCCGACGGCGGGCTGCAGCCGGCCATGGTTCTGGGGCCGGTGTTCGGGGCCGGCTTCGCCGTGGTCACCGGGATGGCGTATCGGGCCCTGTTCCACGAGGCAGAAAGCCAACGGCGCGTGGCGGAAGAACTCAGGCGGACCCGCGCCGAACTCGCCCGGACCCAGCACGAGGCCGGCATGGTCGGTGAGAGGGAACGCTTGGCACGCGAAATTCACGACACTTTGGCGCAGGGCTTCTCCAGCATTGTCCTCATGGGCCGATCCGCAGAGAAGGCCTTGGCTGAGGGCAATGTAGACGTTGCCCGGGAGCGGCTCAGGACGGTTCAAGAGACGGCTTCCGCCAACTTGGCCGAAGCCCGCAACTTCGTGCGGGGCCTTCGCTCCCCGGACCTCGCGGAGTCGGGGTTGGTGGACACTCTCCGGCGACTTTGCATGAAGACGGAGACTGAAGCCGCTGCCCGCGGGGCGGATCTTCGGTGCCGGTTCGAGTTGGTGGGTACGCCGGTAGAACTGCCCAACGCCTATCAAACCACCCTGCTCCGGGCCGCCCAGGCTTCCCTCGCAAACGTGTGGGCACACGCCCACGCGCGCTCCGCCGTCGTCACCTTGTCCTTTCTCGACGCGGATCCGGGCACGGAGGTGACACTGGACGTTTTCGACGACGGCGTAGGTTTCGATCCCACGACGGCGGCCGGTACGGCGCGCGGTGACGGAACCGGCGTCGGGCTTTCCGGCCTGCGGGAGCGGGTAACCGCACTCAACGGCAGCTTGGACGTTGAGTCGTCGCCGGGAGAAGGGACGGTGGTGGCCATCCGGCTGCCACTTCGAGGGAAGGATCCGGCATGA
- a CDS encoding ABC transporter permease gives MFLAIRDIRFAKGRFALMGGVVALITLLLVMLSGLTAGLGNQSTSAIAALPVQQIVFGAPAGSQPTLSYTESEVSRDQLQSWRGRPGVASVHELGISQTRFQSVNGNGEASGTANVAVFGGDLVDVDDGSAVVSESVAKELDVQPGSRVRLAGNTFVVSDVVRDQWYSHTPVVWTTLSDWRSISHSAPDTATVLGVKSDAGTSLDIQAANAAAGTVSSDVQGSFQALGSYKSENGSLMLMQAFLYGISALVIMAFLTVWTVQRTRDIAVLRALGGSTGYVLRDALAQAAIVLCAGAGAGGLLGLIGGTAAAQAAPFLITPLTTLLPVMGIVVLGLAGAVLAVGRVTKVDPLLALGGN, from the coding sequence ATGTTTCTTGCCATCCGCGACATCCGTTTCGCGAAAGGCCGCTTCGCTCTCATGGGAGGCGTGGTGGCCCTCATAACGCTCCTGCTCGTCATGTTGTCCGGGTTGACTGCCGGCCTGGGCAACCAATCCACGTCGGCCATTGCCGCGTTGCCTGTGCAACAGATCGTGTTCGGCGCGCCCGCAGGCAGCCAACCCACGTTGTCCTATACGGAATCCGAAGTGTCCAGGGACCAGCTCCAGTCGTGGCGCGGAAGGCCTGGCGTCGCCTCGGTCCATGAACTCGGCATCAGCCAAACCCGCTTCCAGTCGGTCAACGGAAACGGGGAGGCTAGTGGCACAGCCAACGTGGCAGTTTTCGGCGGAGACCTGGTGGATGTGGATGACGGATCAGCGGTTGTCAGTGAGAGTGTGGCCAAGGAACTGGACGTACAGCCGGGGAGCCGCGTGCGCCTCGCCGGCAACACGTTCGTGGTCTCGGACGTTGTGAGGGACCAGTGGTACTCACACACTCCGGTCGTCTGGACCACGCTGTCCGACTGGCGCTCCATTTCGCACTCCGCACCTGATACGGCAACCGTCCTGGGCGTGAAGTCCGACGCCGGAACCTCCTTGGATATCCAAGCCGCCAACGCGGCGGCCGGGACGGTCAGCAGCGACGTCCAGGGATCTTTCCAGGCCCTCGGTTCCTACAAGAGCGAAAACGGCTCACTCATGCTGATGCAGGCATTTCTTTACGGCATATCGGCCTTGGTAATCATGGCTTTCCTGACTGTGTGGACCGTACAGCGGACCCGGGACATTGCCGTTCTCCGGGCTCTTGGGGGATCAACGGGTTACGTCCTGCGTGATGCGTTGGCCCAGGCGGCAATCGTGCTGTGTGCCGGGGCTGGTGCGGGCGGACTGCTGGGGTTGATCGGCGGTACGGCTGCCGCACAAGCTGCACCCTTCCTGATCACCCCGTTGACCACTCTGCTTCCCGTAATGGGCATTGTGGTCCTGGGATTGGCCGGAGCGGTCCTGGCCGTTGGACGCGTCACCAAGGTCGATCCATTGCTTGCCCTCGGCGGCAACTAA
- a CDS encoding ABC transporter ATP-binding protein yields MSALGLVNVSLEYADGSSTLKALDHVDLTVAQGEFLSVVGPSGSGKSSLLAVASTLIVPTHGVVIIDGEDVTAITPAQRTVLRREKVGIVFQQPNLLPSLTAVEQLLMREHLRGKAGAGEQRKARELLDTVGLGSVLDKRPHQLSGGQRQRVNIARALMRNPSVLLVDEPTAALDHQRSESIVRLLRRITDEFATATVMVTHDTEFLPLTDAVAVMRDGRLSRESIPSTQMS; encoded by the coding sequence ATGTCAGCCCTTGGCCTTGTCAACGTCTCGCTGGAGTACGCGGACGGTTCTTCCACCCTTAAAGCACTCGACCACGTGGACCTCACTGTTGCCCAGGGTGAGTTCCTCTCCGTGGTCGGGCCTTCCGGCTCAGGGAAGTCATCGCTGCTTGCCGTCGCTTCCACGCTCATCGTGCCGACACATGGCGTCGTCATCATCGACGGCGAAGACGTCACCGCAATCACGCCGGCCCAACGCACCGTGCTGCGGCGTGAAAAGGTTGGCATCGTCTTCCAGCAACCCAACCTCCTGCCGTCGTTGACCGCCGTCGAGCAGTTGCTGATGCGGGAGCATCTGCGGGGGAAGGCCGGGGCAGGAGAACAGCGCAAAGCGCGGGAGCTCCTGGACACGGTTGGCCTCGGTTCAGTCCTGGACAAGCGTCCCCATCAGCTCTCCGGCGGGCAGCGTCAACGGGTCAACATTGCCCGGGCGCTCATGCGGAACCCCTCCGTCCTCCTTGTCGACGAACCCACCGCCGCGCTGGACCACCAGCGGAGTGAGTCGATCGTCCGGTTGCTCAGAAGAATTACGGACGAGTTCGCAACAGCGACCGTGATGGTCACCCACGACACCGAGTTCCTTCCGCTGACCGATGCGGTGGCCGTGATGCGGGACGGGCGCCTCAGCCGCGAAAGCATCCCTTCCACGCAGATGAGTTAG
- a CDS encoding winged helix-turn-helix transcriptional regulator — protein sequence MDTSKLPANVFDPNCPSRVILQRIGDKWASLVIQVLGDGPVRFSELRKMVNVVTPKVLTQTLRTLERDGLITRTIHAQVPPRVDYELTEMGASLLEPLRMLREWAESHVPAILEARDAYEEEQDKAVLGPAGG from the coding sequence GTGGATACCTCCAAACTGCCGGCAAACGTCTTCGATCCCAACTGCCCGTCCCGGGTGATCCTCCAACGGATCGGGGACAAATGGGCTTCGCTGGTCATTCAGGTCCTGGGCGACGGCCCGGTCCGTTTCTCCGAGTTGCGGAAGATGGTCAACGTGGTGACGCCCAAGGTGCTGACCCAGACGCTTCGGACTTTGGAGAGGGACGGGCTGATCACCCGGACCATCCACGCCCAAGTGCCACCACGCGTGGATTACGAACTCACCGAGATGGGCGCCTCCCTCCTGGAACCGCTGAGGATGTTGCGGGAGTGGGCCGAGAGTCACGTTCCCGCCATCCTCGAAGCACGCGATGCCTATGAAGAGGAGCAGGACAAGGCGGTGCTGGGCCCCGCAGGAGGCTAA
- a CDS encoding NAD(P)-dependent oxidoreductase has translation MKIAVYGASGMVGSEIVKESLSRGHDVTAISRSGTEVPGATSKAADQADSQAFSTVARDHDVVVLATGPSRTGGDHAEWLEAMSTAYSNAAGTRLMIVGGAGTLEVDGVRLLDSPEFPEAYKAEATTAAKALEVVREAPEELDWTVLAPAPVIQPGERTGAYKVARDTPAGASISSQDYAVAMLDEIESPSHRRTRFTAAN, from the coding sequence ATGAAAATCGCAGTATATGGCGCAAGCGGAATGGTCGGCAGCGAGATCGTCAAGGAGTCCCTCAGCCGTGGTCATGACGTCACGGCCATCTCCCGCAGTGGCACCGAAGTCCCCGGAGCCACCTCGAAGGCCGCCGACCAAGCTGACAGCCAGGCGTTTTCCACAGTGGCCAGGGACCACGACGTCGTTGTGCTGGCGACGGGCCCCAGCCGCACCGGCGGCGACCACGCCGAGTGGCTCGAGGCCATGTCCACGGCCTACAGCAACGCCGCGGGCACCCGCCTGATGATCGTTGGCGGTGCCGGCACGCTCGAGGTGGACGGGGTCCGCCTGCTCGACTCACCTGAGTTCCCCGAAGCTTACAAAGCCGAGGCCACTACCGCAGCGAAAGCACTGGAGGTAGTCCGTGAGGCACCGGAAGAACTCGACTGGACTGTCCTTGCTCCCGCCCCGGTGATCCAGCCGGGAGAACGCACAGGCGCATACAAGGTGGCCAGGGATACACCGGCCGGAGCGTCCATCTCCTCGCAGGATTACGCAGTCGCGATGCTGGACGAGATCGAGTCTCCGAGCCACCGCCGCACCCGGTTCACCGCAGCAAACTAA
- a CDS encoding phytoene desaturase family protein: MVDVAVVGSGPNGLAAAVVMARAGLDVHVYEAGATIGGGTRTSELIEPGHFHDVCSAVHPMAVASPFFKDFELAKRVELVVPEVQHGTPLDSGGAAVAYQSLERTALELGNDGAAYRRLLEPLLNRVDGIVDFTSYQLLRVPRDPLAAVQLGLATLDQGSPLWNRRFREDAAPALLTGVMAHAVSALPALTATGAGLMLAVLAHAGGWVIPTGGSASIAQAMADDVVAHGGTIHTGQAVESLDQVRPAQAILLDVAAPALLRLGGSEVPDRYRRALEAFRFGNAACKVDFILSAPVPWRDAALAKAGTVHVGGSRTAMAESENLVAMGKHPGEPYVLASQPSLFDSSRAPRGKHILWTYCHVPKGSTVDMGEAVISRIERYAPGFRDVVVASKTTTAVELADYNRNYVGGDFSAGQMDLLGLLRRPVVSPVPWRTPLPGVYLCSSSTSPGPGVTGMPGYNAAKYALKDIFNKRVPGLGLVS; the protein is encoded by the coding sequence ATGGTTGATGTCGCCGTCGTAGGTTCCGGTCCCAACGGTCTTGCTGCTGCTGTGGTGATGGCCCGGGCCGGTTTGGACGTACACGTCTACGAAGCGGGTGCCACGATCGGGGGTGGCACAAGGACCTCCGAGCTGATCGAGCCGGGGCATTTCCATGATGTCTGCTCGGCGGTGCATCCGATGGCTGTTGCATCGCCGTTCTTCAAGGACTTCGAGCTTGCCAAACGCGTTGAGCTGGTGGTCCCTGAAGTGCAGCATGGTACGCCGCTGGATTCAGGAGGTGCCGCGGTGGCGTACCAATCGCTGGAGCGTACTGCGTTGGAACTCGGCAACGACGGTGCGGCCTACCGGCGCCTGCTTGAGCCGCTGCTGAACCGCGTGGACGGAATAGTGGACTTTACGTCCTACCAGCTGCTGCGTGTGCCGCGCGATCCCCTGGCAGCTGTGCAGTTGGGACTCGCAACCCTGGATCAGGGTTCGCCGCTCTGGAACCGGCGCTTCCGCGAGGACGCAGCACCGGCCCTGCTGACGGGCGTCATGGCGCATGCAGTCTCGGCATTGCCCGCCCTGACCGCTACCGGTGCCGGCCTGATGCTGGCTGTGTTGGCCCACGCCGGTGGTTGGGTCATTCCGACGGGAGGGTCGGCCTCCATCGCACAGGCCATGGCCGATGACGTGGTGGCGCACGGCGGAACCATCCATACGGGACAGGCTGTGGAGTCACTGGACCAGGTGCGTCCGGCCCAGGCCATCCTGCTTGATGTGGCGGCGCCTGCGCTGCTTCGCCTGGGTGGATCCGAGGTGCCGGACAGGTACCGGCGTGCCTTGGAAGCATTCCGTTTCGGAAATGCCGCCTGCAAAGTGGACTTCATTCTTTCCGCACCCGTTCCTTGGCGCGATGCTGCCCTGGCGAAGGCAGGAACGGTCCACGTGGGCGGATCCAGGACCGCAATGGCTGAATCCGAGAACCTCGTGGCCATGGGAAAGCATCCCGGCGAACCCTACGTCCTGGCCTCCCAGCCATCGCTGTTCGATTCATCGCGGGCACCCCGGGGAAAGCACATCCTGTGGACCTACTGCCACGTGCCCAAGGGTTCCACCGTGGACATGGGTGAGGCCGTCATCTCCCGCATCGAACGCTACGCCCCCGGCTTCCGGGATGTGGTGGTGGCATCAAAGACCACGACGGCGGTGGAACTGGCCGACTACAACCGCAACTACGTGGGTGGGGACTTCAGTGCGGGGCAGATGGACCTGCTGGGACTCCTTCGAAGGCCCGTAGTCTCCCCCGTCCCGTGGCGCACTCCCCTTCCCGGGGTGTACCTGTGTTCCTCCTCCACGTCCCCGGGACCGGGCGTCACCGGCATGCCCGGATACAACGCCGCCAAATATGCCCTTAAGGACATATTCAATAAACGCGTACCCGGGCTTGGCCTGGTGTCCTGA
- a CDS encoding glycosyltransferase family 87 protein, with protein MQETKPHQQRKRARFVVPSRNDSLLRNFTEVVGGPMGRHSAPGEVSPGPFTVERVLVILTVVAALIAVLAKDYCRVNGWETPSQFYATCYSDFPELFKNRGLGDGVFPFFTQGSLFEYPVLMGIIAGLTALVVPGNGPGPERILGYFDVNATLIVAIWIVTVLLTARMNKRRPWDAAMVAVAPGIILAGFINWDMWAVGLLALAMFLFSRNKPVLAGICIGLGTATKLYPVLILGAVLVLAIRSGKLRTFFTTAGAALAAWLAVNLPIAAMNPSGWQYFFEFTQDRPAGYSSPWFAYNLAAERLQWTQLTASTINSLALNLFIVACVLVGMLALTATRRPRLAQLAFLIVGAFILTNKVYSPQFVIWLIPLLALARPRWRDFLIWQAAEALHWGAIWMYLGQATSGGAAQHNIDMSAYVLAVILHMAVTAYLMARVVMDVLDPSQDPLRSHGDDDPHGGPFNGAKDWLRVNLRHPSLSVRPWSRKEPRSVEVGSDG; from the coding sequence CACTCTGCCCCCGGCGAGGTCTCCCCCGGGCCGTTCACCGTTGAGCGGGTCCTTGTCATCCTGACCGTGGTCGCCGCCTTGATCGCTGTGCTGGCCAAAGACTATTGCCGCGTCAACGGCTGGGAAACACCGTCACAGTTCTACGCCACCTGCTACTCCGACTTCCCCGAACTGTTCAAGAACCGCGGCCTCGGAGACGGCGTTTTTCCCTTCTTTACCCAGGGAAGCTTGTTTGAGTATCCGGTCCTGATGGGAATCATCGCGGGGCTCACTGCCCTGGTGGTTCCGGGCAATGGTCCAGGGCCGGAACGCATCCTGGGGTACTTCGATGTCAACGCCACGCTGATCGTAGCCATCTGGATCGTCACCGTGTTGCTGACAGCGCGCATGAACAAACGGCGGCCTTGGGACGCCGCCATGGTGGCCGTGGCGCCCGGCATCATCCTGGCCGGGTTCATTAACTGGGATATGTGGGCGGTCGGACTACTTGCCTTGGCCATGTTCCTGTTCTCGCGGAACAAACCCGTCCTGGCAGGCATCTGCATCGGCTTGGGGACCGCCACCAAGCTCTATCCGGTCCTGATTCTCGGGGCGGTTTTGGTGCTCGCCATCCGGAGCGGGAAGCTGCGGACATTCTTCACCACCGCGGGTGCGGCGCTTGCCGCCTGGCTTGCGGTCAACCTTCCCATTGCCGCGATGAACCCGTCCGGGTGGCAGTACTTCTTCGAATTCACGCAGGACCGGCCGGCCGGCTATAGCTCTCCCTGGTTCGCCTACAACCTGGCGGCGGAGAGGCTGCAATGGACCCAGCTCACCGCCTCCACCATTAATTCCCTGGCGTTGAACCTGTTCATTGTTGCGTGTGTCCTGGTCGGCATGCTGGCGTTGACAGCCACCCGGAGGCCAAGGCTCGCCCAGCTGGCCTTCCTGATCGTGGGTGCCTTCATCCTGACCAACAAGGTTTACTCCCCGCAGTTCGTCATCTGGCTTATTCCCCTCTTGGCACTGGCCAGGCCCCGCTGGCGTGACTTCCTGATCTGGCAGGCAGCAGAAGCCCTGCACTGGGGGGCCATCTGGATGTACCTCGGGCAGGCAACCAGTGGCGGCGCAGCCCAGCACAATATCGATATGTCCGCGTACGTCCTGGCCGTCATCCTGCACATGGCCGTGACTGCGTACCTGATGGCACGGGTCGTCATGGACGTCCTGGACCCGTCGCAGGATCCCCTGCGGAGCCACGGAGACGACGATCCCCACGGTGGTCCGTTCAACGGCGCCAAGGACTGGTTGAGGGTCAACCTCCGGCATCCATCGCTATCGGTACGTCCGTGGTCCCGCAAAGAACCCCGATCAGTGGAGGTGGGCAGCGATGGTTGA